The genomic interval AGCTACGGTCAGTGGTGCTAAACGCTTCAAGCAGATGCTCAGTCCTACTGAAGCAATATTCTTGAAGAGCATCCCTGCCCCTAACAGATTTTTAGAAGGATCAAACCGGCTTCTCTCGGTAAGCTCTTCGTCTTACGGCTTAATACTGATACCGACCCATTTTTCCTGACTTTTGTCTCTGTCCAGGCGGCTCATATGATGGTCTCAGCCTTTGAAGAAGTGGCGGCAGTGGCCACCAGGACGAACAGACAGGCTCGGGCGTCTCAAGAAGTTCATGACCAGCTCCGAGGGGAGATCGCCCGGGCCGAGAAGCTGCACGAGGAGAAAGTTGCCGGGCTTCTGGCTTCTTTGGAAAGAGCCAATCAACAATTGGCTTCAACTCAACGCGCTCGGGATGAAAGTTTGGCTCGAGAAGAAGCCTCTCAAAGGCAAATTGCTTTTCTGGGATCCCGAGCTCGATTTCTTGAAGAGGAAGCCACTCTTCAACAAAACCGGGTTGTGGCTGCTGAAGAAAAACTCAAGCTTTTCCAGCTTACTCATGAGGAATGGAAGACTGTCTTTCTTCAATCCTCGGATTTCCAAGCGGCTGTTGAAGATAGATCGTACAACTACTTCAAAGTCGGCTTTGCGAAATGCCGGGAGCAATTTGAGGAGGAGGGCTTTATTCCGACAGACAAGGAGGGCTTTCCGGACATAGATCGAGCCATTGACTCTCTTCCCAAGGATGATGATGCCGACAAGGAGACCGAAAAGGCTCCTGAAAAGACCGGGGAGGAGTCTGCTGCCATATTTTTAGTTTAAAATTGTTTCTTTAGATTTCTATACCTCCTTGTGTAATTCTTGGCCCCGGGCTCTGGTTATGAAAAAAGAAATCCTTTTTCCTTGCGCAATATCTTGATCTCTAGCGGaccaaatattttatattcGATAGGAAATTAGAGAACGCGAACCTTGCTAATATACGGAGTCTTGAGCACGGGTGTAACTCCTtgggctttttagaaccaaggtacggagccttgggtcggggagcatgtcccgggacttgggaatggtcgaggtgtgtggccccgagccagggtgtagtgccctgggctttttagaaccaaggtacggagccttgggccggggagcatgtcccgggacttgggaatggtcgaggtgtgtggccccgagccagggtgtagtgccctgggctttttagaaccaaggtacggagccttgggccggggagcatgtcccgggacttgggaatggtcgaggtgtgtggccccgagccagggtgtagtgccctgggctttttagaaccaaggtacggagccttgggccggggagcatgtcccgggacttgggaatggtcgaggtgtgtggccccgagccagggtgtagtgccctgggctttttagaaccaaggtatggagccttgggccggggagcatgtcccgggagttgggaatggtcgaggtgtgtggccccgagccagggtgtagtgccctgggctttttagaaccaaggtacggagccttgggccggggagcatgtcccgggacttgggaatggtcgaggtgtgtggccccaagccagggtgtagtgccctgggcttttgtTTTCCTCCGGAATGTGAGAGATGATAATACAACACTTCTGAGAAAAACAAATCTTTCATTTACATCTTTTGGCGAATAGATTACATCTGTCAAGTATAATATtgctttaaattaaatacattccaaGGTCTTTTGAGAGGGCGTCCTTGTGCATCCTCTAGATAAAAAGATCCAGAGCTGACTCTCCGAGTGATTTTGTAAGGCCCTTCCCATTTGGCCTCTAATTTTCCCACTTCTCCCGCTGGATTGACCTTTTTCATGACTAAATCTCCAATTTGAAAGTCTTGGCTTCGGACCCTCTTATTGTAAGATTTCATCACTCGACCTCTGTATGCTTCCATGCGGATAAATGCCCGGTCTCTCTTTTCCTCGACTAAATCCAACTCCCTGGCTCTGCTTTCATCATTATCGTGtgggtaagattctacccgaGGAGAAGTCCCTCCAATCTCAACTGGGAGAACTGCTTCAGAGCCGTATACGAGGCTGAAAGGGGTTTCCTGAGTCGGTATCCGCGGAGTAGTTCTGTAGGCCCAAAGAACACTAGGTAATTCTTCAACCCAATCCTTCCCCTTACCTTGAAGTCTCGTCTTTAACGCCTGTACAATgatcctattgacaacttctgtttggcCATTTGCTTGAGGATAAGCCACAGAGGTGAAGGATTGAGTGATCTTCATTTCTTGGCACCATGAAACAATTCCTTTGCCTTGAAATTGTCTGCCattatctgagattaatctcCGGGGCACTCCAAATCGGCATACAATATttttccatagaaatttcaatacCTCTGTTTCAGTAATTCTTGCCAAAGGTTCAGCTTCCACCCACTTGGAAAAGTAATCGACTGCCACTAATAAGAATTTCTTCTGAGCTCGGGCAAGCGGGAAAGGACCTACAATGTCCATGCCCCATTGATCAAAAGGTCAGGATGCCCAAATAGGCTTCATAAGAGTGGCCGGGCTGTGTTTGAAATTTGCATGATGCTGACAGCCTTCGCAGGTTTGAACCACCCGAGCTGCATCTTGACCAAGGGTTGGCCACCAAAATCCTGCGAGCATGGTTTTTCGAGCTAGAGACATTCCTCCGAGGTGCTCCGCGCAACATCCTTCATGAATTTCCCGGAGTACATAATCTACCTCCTTCTTAGGCAAGCATTTTAAAAGAGGCCCCTGAAATGATCTTTTATACAAGATTGTGTTTAAGAGAACAAACCTGGGAGCTTGTCTCTTAATTTTCCGAGCTTGCCCTCTGTCCTCGGGTAGTACACCCTTTTCAATAAATCTGATTAAGGGCGTCATCCAGGAGTTTTCTGGATCGGGTGTCCCTTCTTCGTCCGTCGAGAGGATCAAGCGGGAGACATGCAATACCTCCCGGGTGCTTGCTTTACTTAGGGATGCTGCCATTTTTGCTAGAATATCTGCTTCGTCATTTTCTTCTCGGGGGATTTGTTCAATACTCCAATCCGAAAAACCCTCTGCTCGAGCTCTGATAAGCTGTAGATATTTCAGCATCCTATCATCTTTAGCTTCATATACTCCCTTTATCTGCTGTGTTACAAGTTGTGAATCGGAATATATAATTATCCGGGAAGCCCCAACTTCCCGAGCAGCTCGTATTCCAGCTAGCACAGCCTCATACTCGGCTTCATTATTAGTTACTCGGGAATCAATCCTTATTGCCAATTTGATTTTTTCTCCCGGGGGAGATATCATCACGACTCCTACTCCACATCCCGCAAGGCTAGACGCCCCATCCACAAAGACTCTCCACACTTCCTCTCTACTGGGCTGGACCATCTCAGATAAAAAGTCTGATAAAGCTTGTGCCTTGATAGCTATTCGTGGTTTGTACTCGATATCGTACTCCCCCAATTCCACCGTCCACTTAATCATTCGCCCGGATACCTCAGCATGAGTCATGATTCTACCAAGAGGGCTGTTGGTAAGAACCACTATTTGATGTGATAAGAAGTAAGGTCTTAGCTTCCGAGCAGTCACGATCAAAGCCAATGCAATCTTTTCTACCTCGGTATACCGGAGCTCGGGCCCTCTTAGAGCGTGGCTAACATAATAGACAGGCTTCTGATCAGAGCCTTCTTCTTTGATTAACACTGAACTGACAGCATGCTCTGTAGAGGATAAATACAAGAATAATCGCTCCCCGGGCTCGGGCTTTACTAATACCGGGAGCTCTGCAAGATGGGCTTTCAAGTCCTGGAAGGCTTGTTCACATTTATCGTCCCATCCGAAGTGCTGGGCCTTTCTCAAGacttgaaagaaaggataacttcTGTGTGCTGACCGGGATATAAATCGAGAGAGGGAAGCAATCCTTCCCGTCAGCTTTTGCACCTCTTTTACAGACTGGGGAGAGGGCATACATAAGACAGACTTCACCTTCTCCGGGTTTACCTCAATTCCACGATCTGTAACCATGAATCCCAAGAATTTGCCACTCTTTACGCCAAAAATACATTTGGCCAGGTTAAGCTTGATCCCATGTTGAATGAGGGTGGCAAAAGTTTCCTGTAGATCATCAATAAAAGTAGCGACTTCCCGGGTCTTGCTTAagatatcatccacatagactTCCACGTTCCGCCCCATCTGCTTCTCGAATACTTTGTCCATAAGACGCTGATAAGTGGCCCCTGCATTCTTCAACCCGAAAGGCATTACTAtataacaaaatgtacctcccgagGTGACGAAGCTagctttatcttgatcttctttGGCCAAGGGGATCTGATGATACCCCTGGTATGCATCCATAAAGCTCAGCAGCACGTAGCCCGAGGTGGAATCTACCAGCTGGTCAATCCGGGGCAGCGGATAATGATCTTTGGGGCATGCTTTATTTAGATCGCGGAAGTCTACGCACATGTGCCATTTGCCAGTGGATTTAGGTACTAAAACCACGTTGGAAAGCCAGGTAGGGAATTGAATTTCCCGAATATGCCCCGCCTTTAGGAGCTCCTTGACTTGCTCTGATATGATTTTGTCCTTTTCAGGACCAAAGTGCCTCTTTTTCTGCTTCACAGGGTGAGACCCTGGGAGGATGTTTAAATGATGCTCCGATATAAAGGGGGAAATCCCCGTAAGCTCCTGCTGGGACCAGGCAAACACATGaatgttagtttttaaacatttaattaaacttACCCGGGTGGTCGTGCTGAGATCCCGAGCCACCCGGATTTGCTGTCCTGGCCCAATCTCCAccgcctcctgctcttcctcggCCACAAAGTGTATCTCTCCTTCCTCCACTATCCTTCCTCCTGTCTCACCTATCTTAGCCCTCTTCCCCTCCTTCTTAGATCTGTTCTGATCCGCCCGGACCGCTTCCACATAACACTTTCGAGAAGAGGGTTGATCTCCCCGGACTTCTCCTACCCTTGCTCTCAcaggaaattttattttctggtgGTAGGTAGACGCTACAGCCCTTAACTCGTTCATGGCCGGTCTCCCAAGGATGATGTTATACGATGATGGGGAGTCCACCATAGTGAAGGAAGTCATCACTGTTTTCTTGAGATCGTGAGAGCCCAGGGTCAGAGGTAAAATAATCTCCCCTTCCGGATAAACCACGTGCCCGGCGAAACCGAAAAGAGCAGTTTCCACTGTTTCAAGGTGATAGCCCTGTAAATCCATCTGCTCAAAAGCATCTTAGTAAATTACATTCACAGAACTGCCTGAATCCACGATAACTCGCAGAATGTCATAATTCGCCACTCGGGCTTGGATCACCTAGGCATCGTTGTGGGGTAGATTCACCCCTCTCAAGTCCTCCGGGCCGAAGCTGATGATTGCCTCACTCTTCCTCGATCCTTCCACCTCCAAACATTCTCTCCTACTCCTTGACTTCCTCGCCCGATTGGAGTCTCCATCAGTAGAGCCTTCGGATATCATTTTAATCGTCCCTACAACCGGGGGCGACTTCTTTCTTTGCTCGGGTTCAGGCCCCCTTCTCCTTCCAGGTTCGATTCTAGGATTGCTTCTCACACCCCCTCCCCGAGAACTAGATCCGGGCTGCCGGGATTTCCACGGTGGCACCCTAGACATCGGTGTACGGATAATGGGCTTTGGGAGGGAAGGCGCAACATAATTTCCCTTCAGAACCTTGCAATCCTCAGTGTTATGGTATCCCAACTTGTGAAGAGCACAAAATCCCTTTTTCTCTGGCCGAGCCAATTGATGATCCGGGGCCAAATCCCTACTACATTCCTGCACCTCCCTCTCTCGGGCGATTTTCAGAGGCACATGATGAGAGAAATGCCCTGAATTGCCCCTCTTTTGTCCTCTCTCCTCGGGTTTAGATACCCGGTCTCCTCTTTCTTTCTTCACCGCTTCTCTCTTTTGTTTCTGGGCTTCCTCCATATTTATGTATTTCTCTGCCCGGGATAACATGTCCTCAAAATTCCCGGGCACCTTTTTGGTTAGTGATTTGAAAAATTCACCCTCTCTCAAACCCTGGGTGAAGGCAGTAGTCTTGGTTTCGGTGGCACAAGACGGGACGTCTAGAGCCACTCTATTGAATCTTCTGATGTAAGCCCGCAAACTCTCCTCAGGGCTCTGCTTTACTTCAAAAAGACTGAAGGCGGTCTTTTTGTACTTCTTACTACTACTAAAATGGTGTAGGAATACCTTTTGGAAATCTCGGAACAACTGCACGCTTTGGGGGGACAAACCCTCAAACCATCTCTGAGCGGAATCCACCAGAGTTGTCAAGAACACCTTGCATTTGATTCTATCCGTGTAGCAGTGTAACATGGACATATTCTCGAATCTGGCTAGATGTTCTTCCGGGTCCGCGTTGCCATCATAATCTTTTATTTTGGCAGACTTGAAGTTTCTAGGAAGAGGTTCCTGAACAATGATATCAGCAAAGGGACATCCCTTTGCCGCGGCCCGGGCAGAGCTGCGACCTTCCAGCTGTCCCTCTAGGACCTTCATTTTTTGCTTTAAATCTTTCAACTCCTCTGCTGTAGTCGGAGCCTTTGACCCGGCACTATAATCTACATTTTCTTCACTCCCTTCCTCCTCCTCCTTCCGCCCCTGCTCCTGCTCTTGTTCCTGCTCCTGCTCCTGCTCTAGTGGTGTGTCACGTCGAGAAACTTCTTTCCGGGCCATAGCATGAACCATTGCATCAgccatcatttttttttaattcctcTCGGGTCATGGTTACAAGATTCTGGTCGGTATTACTAACATTTACTTGTCTTGAAGATTGTCCCCCGTCCCCCTGGGCCCGGGAGTTATCTTGGTCTGTTCTCTTGGTAcgagccatatcaacgcctCGAGCTCAATAtagtttcccacagacggcgccaatgatgagATCCGCTTGAAATGGGTGAGCCGGGTAAGGAGCTCCAATCGGATCAAATCAACAATTTATAAAGTTTTGGGAATTTTGAACGAAGACAATGGCTTGA from Primulina eburnea isolate SZY01 chromosome 17, ASM2296580v1, whole genome shotgun sequence carries:
- the LOC140817981 gene encoding uncharacterized protein; translated protein: MADAMVHAMARKEVSRRDTPLEQEQEQEQEQEQGRKEEEEGSEENVDYSAGSKAPTTAEELKDLKQKMKVLEGQLEGRSSARAAAKGCPFADIIVQEPLPRNFKSAKIKDYDGNADPEEHLARFENMSMLHCYTDRIKCKVFLTTLVDSAQRWFEGLSPQSVQLFRDFQKVFLHHFSSSKKYKKTAFSLFEVKQSPEESLRAYIRRFNRVALDVPSCATETKTTAFTQGLREGEFFKSLTKKVPGNFEDMLSRAEKYINMEEAQKQKREAVKKERGDRVSKPEERGQKRGNSGHFSHHVPLKIAREREVQECSRDLAPDHQLARPEKKGFCALHKLGYHNTEDCKVLKGNYVAPSLPKPIIRTPMSRVPPWKSRQPGSSSRGGGVRSNPRIEPGRRRGPEPEQRKKSPPVVGTIKMISEGSTDGDSNRARKSRSRRECLEVEGSRKSEAIISFGPEDLRGMDLQGYHLETVETALFGFAGHVVYPEGEIILPLTLGSHDLKKTVMTSFTMVDSPSSYNIILGRPAMNELRAVASTYHQKIKFPVRARVGEVRGDQPSSRKCYVEAVRADQNRSKKEGKRAKIGETGGRIVEEGEIHFVAEEEQEAVEIGPGQQIRVARDLSTTTRQELTGISPFISEHHLNILPGSHPVKQKKRHFGPEKDKIISEQVKELLKAGHIREIQFPTWLSNVVLVPKSTGKWHMCVDFRDLNKACPKDHYPLPRIDQLVDSTSGYVLLSFMDAYQGYHQIPLAKEDQDKASFVTSGGTFCYIVMPFGLKNAGATYQRLMDKVFEKQMGRNVEVYVDDILSKTREVATFIDDLQETFATLIQHGIKLNLAKCIFGVKSGKFLGFMVTDRGIEVNPEKVKSVLCMPSPQSVKEVQKLTGRIASLSRFISRSAHRSYPFFQVLRKAQHFGWDDKCEQAFQDLKAHLAELPVLVKPEPGERLFLYLSSTEHAVSSVLIKEEGSDQKPVYYVSHALRGPELRYTEVEKIALALIVTARKLRPYFLSHQIVVLTNSPLGRIMTHAEVSGRMIKWTVELGEYDIEYKPRIAIKAQALSDFLSEMVQPSREEVWRVFVDGASSLAGCGVGVVMISPPGEKIKLAIRIDSRVTNNEAEYEAVLAGIRAAREVGASRIIIYSDSQLVTQQIKGVYEAKDDRMLKYLQLIRARAEGFSDWSIEQIPREENDEADILAKMAASLSKASTREVLHVSRLILSTDEEGTPDPENSWMTPLIRFIEKGVLPEDRGQARKIKRQAPRFVLLNTILYKRSFQGPLLKCLPKKEVDYVLREIHEGCCAEHLGGMSLARKTMLAGFWWPTLGQDAARVVQTCEGCQHHANFKHSPATLMKPIWAS